In Fusarium falciforme chromosome 9, complete sequence, the following are encoded in one genomic region:
- a CDS encoding FAD-binding PCMH-type domain-containing protein, with amino-acid sequence MSGRRESNSKQAPAAAQHEQTDQATVNPLVLPPGTSSTTFQEFIVAVKEISGSENVTIVSSSEQCNKRDYLDQSKVHDMFHLTGPEHFISSALITPRDVAEVQAIVRLCNKFEIPLWPLSIGRNIGYGGAAPRVPGSIAIDLGKHMNKVLKVDVEGAYALVEPGVTFADLHQYLVDNNLRDKLWIDVPDLGGGSVLGNTIERGVGYTPYGDHFMMHCGMEVILPDGTLVRTGMGALPNPDADPNAPPYEQEPNSAWQLFNYGFGPYNDGIFSQSSLGIVVKMGIWLMVNPGGYQSYLITIPKDKDLHQAIEIIRPLRTSMVLQNVPTLRHILLDAAVMGNRASYTSSKKPLNDLELDEIAKKLNLGRWNFYGALYGPEPVRMVMWEVVKNAFSAIPGVKFYFPEDMPDNVVLQTRHLTLQGIPTYTELEWVNWLPNGAHLFFSPIAKVTGDDAMAQYQLTRSRCEEANFDFIGTFVIGMREMHHIVCLVFDRADEDSCRRAHQLISTLIDDAARKGWGEYRTHLALMDQIAGTYNFNNNAQMHLNTLIKNALDPKGIIAPGKNGIWPKNYDPKRFAVAPAPSAPGPRL; translated from the exons ATGTCCGGCCGTCGAGAATCCAACTCGAAACAGGCCCCTGCGGCCGCGCAGCATGAGCAGACGGACCAAGCCACTGTCAACCCCTTGGTCCTACCCCCAGGAACATCCAGCACTACCTTCCAGGAGTTCATTGTTGCGGTCAAGGAGATCAGCGGATCCGAGAATGTCACCATCGTCAGCAGCAGCGAGCAATGCAACAAACGGGACTACCTTGACCAGAGCAAGGTCCATGATATGTTCCACCTCACTGGTCCAGAGCATTTCATATCCTCGGCACTTATTACCCCGCGCGATGTCGCCGAAGTCCAAGCCATTGTTAGGCTATGCAATAAGTTCGAGATTCCCCTTTGGCCCTTATCTATTGGCCGGAATATCGGGTATGGGGGAGCGGCGCCCCGAGTCCCTGGATCTATTGCTATTGACCTTGGAAAACATATGAATAAGGTTTTGAAAGTTGATGTTGAGGGAGCATACGCATTGGTCGAACCTGGAGTGACGTTTGCAGATCTCCATCAGTACTTGGTCGATAATAATCTCCGTGATAAGCTCTGGATTGATGTACCGGACCTGGGAGGAGGCTCTGTTCTGGGAAACACAATTGAAAGAGGCGTGGGCTATACGCCATATG GGGACCACTTTATGATGCATTGCGGCATGGAAG TTATCCTCCCGGATGGAACGCTGGTTCGCACGGGAATGGGTGCACTCCCAAACCCTGATGCAGATCCCAACGCACCGCCGTACGAACAAGAGCCTAATTCGGCCTGGCAGCTTTTCAACTATGGATTCGGCCCATATAATGATGGGATCTTCAGTCAATCTTCCCTCGGAATTGTAGTGAAGATGGGTATTTGGCTCATGGTTAACCCCGGTGGCTATCAATCCTACCTAATTACCATTCCTAAGGATAAGGATCTACACCAGGCCATCGAGATCATCAGACCACTTCGAACTTCAATGGTCCTCCAGAACGTTCCGACCCTTAGACATATTCTACTCGATGCAGCTGTCATG GGTAATCGCGCATCATACACATCTTCAAAGAAGCCTCTCAATGACTTGGAACTTGATGAAATTGCAAAGAAATTAAACCTTGGGCGCTGGAACTTTTATGGCGCGCTTTATGGCCCCGAACCAGTCAGGATGGTTATGTGGGAGGTTGTGAAGAATGCCTTCTCAGCTATCCCTGGTGTGAAGTTCTACTTCCCAGAGGATATGCCTGATAATGTCGTCCTACAAACTCGGCATCTTACGCTTCAAGGTATTCCCACCTACACAGAGCTAGAATGGGT GAACTGGCTACCTAACGGCGCACATCTCTTCTTCTCACCTATCGCCAAAGTCACCGGTGACGATGCTATGGCGCAATACCAGCTGACTCGGAGCCGTTGCGAGGAAGCTAACTTCGATTTCATCGGTACCTTTGTTATTGGCATGCGTGAGATGCATCATATTGTTTGCCTTGTTTTTGACAGGGCCGATGAGGATTCATGTCGCCGCGCACACCAGCTTATCAGCACGCTTATAGACGACGCAGCGAGGAAGGGCTGGGGAGAGTACCGCACACACTTGGCCCTAATGGATCAGATTGCGGGAACATATAACTTCAACAACAATGCACAGATGCACTTGAATACCCTCATCAAGAATGCTCTGGATCCAAAGGGCATTATTGCCCCGGGGAAGAATGGTATCTGGCCCAAGAACTATGATCCAAAGAGGTTCGCCGTGGCACCGGCCCCTTCGGCTCCAGGTCCGCGACTATAG
- a CDS encoding General substrate transporter: MPNKQRIYNWYAALVAAGCMVLMGYDASVFNSVQVSPNWVDHFGNPSNYMIGLINTTYTVGGITAGWFFAGPLADYFGRRWGMASGCILTIFATFVQTFAPRHKLGLFIFGRVLIGFGQGLAIAAGPVYIGEITPSDIRGKVMAFWQLFYSVGSFIAYWINYVSARHRDSLGDWDWKMVVIFQLLLPVLITIQLPWIPESPRWLIHRRNDVDAASKALLRMRSDSVEVEAEILAIRQAIEYEKEGASTGAKGYLQMIKDPSIRKRLLLGFAINIGQQLGGQGTLNSYSSTIYKKVFQSIDTINLINALNATCGILFTLNAVWTVDRFGRRVLFIVGASGMALCTMLIAVVGLTTPGVDGAKSYSVGIAIAFLAFLFIFFYKPSWGATTWIYTSEIFPIAVRAQAMGMCSQMQGIANTIFQQFFPQFYADCGL, from the exons ATGCCAAACAAGCAAAGGATATACAACTG GTATGCCGCTCTTGTGGCTGCCGGTtgcatggtgttgatgggaTACGACGCTTCCGTCTTCAATTCCGTTCAAGTTTCACCGAACTGGGTAGACCATTTTGGCAATCCGAGCAATTATATGATTGGATTGATCAATACTACGTATACCGTCGGTGGCATCACCGCTGGCTGGTTCTTCGCAGGTCCGCTG GCTGACTACTTTGGCCGCCGCTGGGGAATGGCAAGTGGATGCATTCTCACTATTTTTGCGACATTCGTCCAGACCTTTGCTCCAAGACACAAACTcggcctcttcatcttcggaCGTGTTCTCATCGGATTTGGCCAGGGCCTGGCAATCG CCGCCGGTCCCGTTTACATCGGAGAGATTACACCCTCGGACATCAGAGGCAAAGTCATGGCTTTTTGGCAGCTCTTTTACTCGGTGGGATCGTTCATTGCCTACTGGATTAACTATGTCTCTGCTAGACACCGTGATAGTCTCGGGGACTGGGACTGGAAGATGGTCGTCATCTTTCAACTGCTGCTTCCAGTGCTCATCACCATTCAGCTTCCGTGGATTCCAGAGTCCCCACGATGGCTGATCCATCGCCGCAACGATGTTGACGCCGCTAGTAAGGCTTTGCTCCGGATGCGTTCTGACtctgtcgaggtcgaggcagAGATCCTAGCCATACGTCAGGCGATCGAGTACGAAAAGGAAGGCGCCAGCACTGGAGCAAAAGGGTACCTTCAAATGATCAAGGATCCCAGTATTCGAAAGCGTCTCCTTCTGGGGTTTGCTATCAATATCGGGCAGCAACTCGGTGGGCAGGGGACGCTGAACTCATACTCCTCCACTATCTACAAAAAGGTCTTCCAGAGCATCGACACTATCAACCTTATCAATGCCCTGAATGCCACTTGTGGAATCCTATTTACCCTCAATGCTGTCTGGACAGTAGACCGCTTTGGGCGAAGGGTGCTCTTTATCGTCGGAGCCAGCGGCATGGCCCTCTGCACTATGCTCATAGCAGTGGTAGGGCTTACCACCCCTGGAGTTGACGGTGCCAAGTCTTACTCCGTGGGTATCGCTATCGCATTTCTCGCCTTCTTGTTTATCTTCTTCTATAAACCCTCCTGGGGTGCTACCACCTGGATTTACACGAGCGAGATCTTCCCAATTGCCGTTCGGGCTCAGGCAATGGGAATGTGTTCCCAGATGCAAGGGATTGCCAATACGATCTTCCAGCAGTTCTTTCCGCAATTCTACGCTGACTGTGGCCTGTAA
- a CDS encoding Alcohol dehydrogenase — translation MANKQESSHKVAVVVRSGSGFIFEIRSTTIPSLRPWEVLVKVSVTGVCGTDLSLAAGHLGPCRDVLGHEGVGCVVQVGSGVNPTTIKAGDRVGIAWVRDVCGQCPCCRHPGGETRCLEQQNSGRKWDGTFAEYCVVPSRYVLKIPNDPNLPDELVAPILCGGVTAYKALKICRAVPGEWVAIIGAGGGVGGLAVQYAKSMGYRVAAIDIGPAKELCLAMGAEVYFDASDPDMAATLRKLTPDEAGASAVIVTAGSGKAYQGALDILAVLGTLVCVGIPPPDQAMNLHPLMVIDRGITVVGTLVGTRTETLEALEFVRRGVVKPKVNLLGFKELDQAAKKSAANTGKVVLKL, via the exons ATGGCAAACAAGCAAGAGTCCAGCCACAAAGTTGCGGTTGTAGTG CGCTCAGGCTCCGGCTTCATTTTCGAAATCCGATCGACGACAATCCCATCACTCCGCCCTTGGGAAGTTCTCGTGAAGGTCTCCGTCACCGGCGTATGTGGCACCGACTTATCGCTCGCGGCCGGTCATCTTGGCCCATGCCGTGATGTCCTCGGCCATGAAGGCGTTGGCTGCGTAGTTCAGGTCGGCTCCGGCGTAAACCCGACTACTATCAAAGCTGGCGACCGAGTCGGTATTGCGTGGGTCCGTGACGTCTGTGGCCAGTGCCCTTGTTGCCGCCATCCTGGGGGTGAAACTCGGTGCCTAGAGCAACAGAATTCGGGCCGCAAGTGGGATGGGACCTTTGCCGAGTACTGCGTCGTGCCTAGCCGCTATGTCTTAAAGATCCCAAACGACCCTAACCTGCCAGATGAGTTAGTTGCGCCTATCCTATGCGGTGGAGTCACTGCGTATAAGGCCTTGAAGATTTGTAGGGCTGTGCCGGGGGAATGGGTCGCGATTATAGGTGCAGGCGGTGGTGTCGGGGGACTGGCAGTCCAGTACGCCAAGTCAATGGGCTATCGCGTGGCTGCTATTGACATTGGGCCTGCTAAGGAGCTCTGTCTTGCGATGGGAGCGGAAGTATACTTCGACGCATCTGATCCAGATATGGCAGCGACTCTAAGGAAGTTGACTCCGGATGAGGCCGGAGCAAGTGCAGTCATCGTCACGGCAGGATCCGGGAAAGCTTATCAGGGCGCGCTTGATATCCTCGCGGTCCTTGGCACGCTAGTCTGTGTAGGTATACCTCCACCAGACCAAGCCATGAACTTGCACCCCCTCATGGTCATCGATAGAGGTATCACAGTTGTTGGTACACTGGTGGGCACGCGAACTGAAACGTTGGAGGCTCTTGAGTTTGTTAGGAGAGGGGTTGTGAAACCAAAAGTGAACTTGCTGGGCTTCAAGGAACTCGATCAGGCTGCCAAAAAGTCTGCCGCT AATACCGGCAAGGTTGTGCTCAAGCTTTGA